Genomic DNA from Setaria italica strain Yugu1 chromosome V, Setaria_italica_v2.0, whole genome shotgun sequence:
TTGACGGTTTCTTTACTCATTCACTAGTGTTTATTGCATTGCTGCCTGTTCTTGATACACTTTTCCGTTGCCGTCTTGGTTCTTGGGGCcttgaaagattttttttctttcgtcaATATGATATTCTGATGCGTATTGGGGTTTAGCTTAGGAGCGACATCACCTCTTTTACAGATTTTGTGCTTTCGTAGAACTCTttatcttttttgaaaaaaaaaagaagtctgcagcctctctttctctttctgaTTTAAAGGCTGCATACACCTCACGGACTTGGACACTTGGTACTACTCTTTATTGGTTGAAATCTTGGATTCTGCTCATGGTCAAAGGCTAGACCTTCCTACAAGTTTTATCGGCATTTTCAAAAGAAGGTCCTTGGTTTTGGCAATGTGTCACTCTTTTGTCTTTGTTTGCTTTGGAATCTTCTGTTGTCAATATGATATTATGCACCTGTAGTAttgctactaattttttttgggtACCTGATTAGTGGAGATCCCAGATAGAGGTTTGAACTAACTTATCCCTTTTGATCAATTCTCATGCAGAAGTTGAATTCAGCTATCTCAGCTGCACCCTTGAAGAAGCCATCTTTGGCAAGTGCTCGCAGTGTGAGCTCCGTACGGGGTTCTGCTGTGAAATCGGCTTCCATCAAGCCAGCCCCACCCCTTTCTCGCTATGACAGCACGGCACAGAAGCACAATGTTCCTCCTCCTAAAGTGCCTACCGTTCTTGATGTGCCGAGTCGCATACCTTCCCTGGTTCCCTGCAGCACCTTTGTGTCTCCTGGACGCTCGGGAGATTCAGTTTCTGTCGACGAGACCATGTCGACTTGTGACTCCATGAAAAGCCCTGACATTGAGTACATAGACAATGGGGACACCTCAATGCTCGCTTCATTGCAGCGGCGCGCAAATGAACACCTACGTATCTCGGATGATAGAGATGTTGAAGGTTTGCTTTAATTTTTATTAAGCTTTGCACCTTTTAGTGTATTCTGTCGACTTTTCGTTGATTTTTCGAATGTGTACGACCTGGTTTCATTTGCAGAAAATAAGTGGAAGAAAAATGCCCCTGCCCCAATGGAAATTGACCGCATTTGCGATGTTGACAATGACTTCGAGGATCCACAGCTGTGTGCTACTCTGGCTTCTGACATTTACATGCATCTGCGAGAGGCTGAGGTGACAATCCTTTCCTCTGCCCTTATACCGATAATATGGTTTCCCTCAAGCACTGAACATAAGGAATTGCATTTTTGGATGAAGATTACTATGCACGTAGCCAATTTAGGTAGATTGCATGCCCAACAAGCAAAAACTGTACATTGGTGCCACCAAATCAGCAAGGCCATAATTTGTTTACTTTAAGTGTGTTTGATCATATATATTTGCACTTTCCCACTATGGGAGCAATTTCtgattatttttatataaagctCGGTTTGATTGAAAGAATGTCTAATTCTGTTCTGACAAAATTCGTCCTACACTGAATATATATGTTATAGAGTCCTAGAAATTCAGCTTCTTCCTTTGCTATGTATGTCACTAACAGTGCGGCTTTACTTTTTTGGTAGACAAAGAAAAGACCATCTACTGATTTCATGGAAACGATTCAAAAGGATGTCAATCCAAGCATGAGGGCTATTTTGATAGACTGGCTTGTAGAAGTAAGCCTTTCTGCTAAATATAATTAAAAGCCTAGATATCAATCTGGTTTGACCTTCCATTGTACTCATGATATTCCATTGTGCAGGTTGCTGAAGAATACCGTCTTGTTCCTGATACTTTGTACCTGACAGTTAACTACATTGACCGTTATCTTTCTGGCAACGAAATCAACCGCCAAAGGCTGCAATTACTTGGTGTTGCTTGCATGCTTATAGCTGCGTAAGATTCTTCTagttcttttttattatttctttgAGTTATCCTCCATTACACTATTGGAATACTGATTTTGACATGTTTGAAACTTCAAATTCAGAAAATACGAGGAGATATGTGCACCACAAGTAGAAGAATTCTGCTACATAACTGACAACACTTACTTCAGAGATGAGGTCTGGGATATATTACTTCTGACCATTCCTTGTTTTTATCTATGAGACCATATCCGATAGTCTCTTGTCATCGGTCACACTCTAACTTGTATGTTCTCTACAGGTTTTAGAGATGGAAGCTTCTGTACTGAATTACTTGAAGTTTGAAATGACTGCACCTACAGCCAAATGCTTTTTGAGGTCCTTTCATGTTCTCTTTCATTTCAGTAAAATTTATGACGATCATATGAGCTGAACTTCACTAACGCGTTTTCTTGCTTATAATAGGAGATTTGCTCGTGCTGCACAAGCGTGTGATGAGGTACGGCTACATAGTCAGCTTCAGATTAATGTGACCCAATTCCATAATTTAACTATATCATTGCATTGCGCTGACAATTACTTTTCTTTATACAGGATCCAGCTTTGCATCTTGAGTTCCTGGCCAGTTACATCGCTGAGCTATCGCTTCTGGAGTACAACCTACTCTCGTACCCTCCATCACTAATAGCTGCCTCAGCTATTTTCTTGGCAAAATTTGTACTGCAGCCAACAAAGTATCCTTGGGTATGTGGCATAATCATGTTGCCCTTTCCATACATATCGTTGTAGCAGTTGCCTAATGAAATGTCTGCATGAGCTAATATATACATCCCATTGTTACTGGAAGCAGAATTCTACTCTTGCTCACTACACACAATACAAGCCATCGCAATTGTGTGACTGTGTAAAGGCATTGCACCACCTATTCAGTGTTGGTCCTGCGAGCAACCTTCCTGCGATCAGAGAAAAGTACAGTCAACATAAGGTAACTGAACCTTGGTCCCCAGTTTCTTCAGTTAACAATCGCTGTTGCTAGTACTTACTTTATCCTCTTCCTTTTCTCCCTCAGTACAAATTTGTTGCAAAGAAGCAGTGTCCAACATCAATTCCTACCGAATTCTTCCGAGATGTGACATGCTAGAATTAGAAGAAGCCCAATGCCCAGGAGTAGTTACAGTTGCTTACTGAATTCTTGCTCTTGTGGCTCAAATGCTCAGTAAGCACCCGCACGACTGTGCCGGTGGTTGGTTGACGCAGAACGTTGCTGATGCCCCCCCTGTTATTTCAGGGGATTAGAGGAGTGTAGATTCTAGATCGATGCTTTGAAGTTTGTGGTGATGTTAGGAAAATGGTGTGATTTTCCCTGTATTCTTCTCCTGCTTCCTGTTGTAATCTTCCTGTATCTAGACCCATGTTTGCAGGCACATGTAAATCGGAGTTCTGTAGTGCAGTGGATCATAACATCTCGTTTGTAATGTCATAATACTGACTGGAGTGACAGTCACTTGAAGCATGGCATCCAAGCTGAGCGACTCACATGTTGGATGATGTATTTGTGAGGGTCATTGCGCATTTGCGCTTCTAGTCTAATGATGATAAGAGCACCAGATTTTAGTAGTGCTCATTCTGAATAAGTTGCTACTCTGTCTCTTGTGTCTTGTCCTTGACTGAAGAAGAGCAAGAGCTTTCCTATGGAGAAGACGTATTCGTGTGTCTGGGATCAACCTGACTAAGAGTAGTTTGGTCTGtcaaagaaaaacaaacaaagaaaaaacactagATGCAATGGAGAGCATGCGTAACAGGAACAAAAGGAGCCGACACGACGAATCAATGTATCCGGACATACTTTCACAGTATCCATTCCAGAGGGCGGAAAAAATGGGGCATGTCCCTCTCAGCCCCTTGAATATATCTGCGAGCTCAAACAATTCATGCTGCTGTGTTCAGCTAGCTGTTTAGACGTGCATACCTACGTGTGATGCAATTAGCTTGCACCCATAGTAATCAATTAATAATAGTAGTAAGAAAATTAAAGATGGTGCCAGCGGCGTGATGAACGAGCACACTAGGGTTAACATCGACACAGATCGTATCTTCTAGCTGGTGTCACAGCACAGCTTATTGGGCCTGGCTGATGAAGCTTCCAGATAATCCCAGCTAGTTGCCCGAATTTGCAGTACTGTGCGTTGGTAAGCTTTGAACATGCAATGATTGGTAGAATTTGGTTCTGATGGATGCCTAATCCCATTATGTCATATATATATGATGTCCGATCATCATTGACTACATATTAATTTGTGCCTATGGGAGTATTGTACTACTTGCATAGCTGTATATAAACCTTCATATCATTATCTAAAAGAATATATAAACCTTCAGATACAACAGGTAGCTTGATCTTGGTAGAGAAGACATTCTACTATGTTGGATCTGATTTGTGTTCAAAACAAAAGTATTTGTTGGATATTACATAAAATCTCAGATCCAAAATAAAATATGTCTAAATATGAATATGTATGGAGAAATGTGGAAATACGACCACAGGACATCTCCCTCATTGTGACAAAGAACTAAATCATGTGCCTCCAACAATGATCTCATGAATGCTCATGATCAGTTAGTTTCCTACAGTCATAATAACTAACTAAAGTCCGTATTTCGGTGTTCCCAGTGCACGcataatttcagaaaaaaatatgtGTTAATAACACACATCATGATCTAGATAAAAGCACTTTAAAGATATGGCTCTATACTGATTTCAAAACCTGTAGAAAGACATGTAATTACGCAAGAACAAAATTTATGAGCTTATTTGTGCATAGAAGTCTAGAAGAGTCTATTTGAGAGCAGGGTGAGTGGTTGCATACGCGCAGTTACTAACTTTTAAAATCTCTTATGTTGGATCTGATCTGTGCCCAAAATAATAGTATTTATTTAGCATGCATATAAGCTCAGAGGCAAAAGATTATCTGTCTGAATATGAATATGCATGAAGAAATGTGGAAATATGACTACAGAACGAGAACACCGCCCATCATTGCGACAAAGAACTAATCATGAGCATCCAAACAATGATCTCATGAATGCTCATGAACAATTAGTTCCCTACAGTCATAACTCATAACTAATTAAGGTCCGTATTCTATGCTAACAGTTTAAGGTCCGTATTATGGTGctcccagtgcacagtttcaggAAGTCACTTCAGAGATACGGCTATACTGACTTCAAAATTGATAGAACTACATGTACTTGTGGATGAACAAAATTTGCAAGCTTTGTAGATATAGAGAAGTATCTATTTGCGAGAGGAGTGGTTGGCTAAGTTGCATAGGTAGTTacgatttttttaaaaaatcttgGTGGTTATCTTAAACCCTGATTTGATTGGTGAAAGTATTCGCGCATTAAGTCTCAATTCCGTATTCATTAAAAAGAATCTAATCTTATGCTCACACGGTTGAGTGTTCATGCGTAACAAGTAACTTGACTTTGAAATTTGATTCCTGAGACTGGTGATTAGTTTAATTTGCAGGGGGGCTAATGAGCTAGCTGTTTCTGACCTAATTGCACgggaattagaaaaaaaaaacagcatcaTGATTCTGTGCTAGCTCTGCACACATTCAAGCATAAACCTGCTGACTGAGAATAGTTTTTGTTGGTTGAGGTATGCATGTAGGATCTACaactgagctgagctgagctggtGTTGGGTACCTGGCTCAGTGCCTCATCATCATATATGCAATTAAAGATGTGACAGCGATTGGGGGGGTCTTGTCATGTGCCAAGTGGCCACGATTTTTGTTATTCAAGACATTTTAGCTGATCTTGCTAGCCTTGGGGTTGCATTTATGCTATGTATTTCGCTAAAAACGAACGGTTGGTACTCAACGTGTATGTATATGTGATTTAGGATTTGGAGCATCAACGTCTCAAATTTGGACAAATACTCGATGGCAGGCCCCTCTCCTCTGCGCTGTCTGTCGCCTACCCTGCATACATGGCCACTTGGAAAAGGAGGCTGCTGTCAGTGCTGGTACATGTACCCCTCATGCCAGCATGTCATCCATCCTTCCACTAATCTATAGCAAATTTGATTCGAAATTAGCTGGGTTTGATTTGATTTACTTTAATTTGACTCCTGGCCTTGGACATCCTCATATCATTTATAGTGGCCTGCCTGGCCGGTTTTTTACTTAATCTATAGCAAGCACTAATCTTGTACTAGAACCAAATCAAAAGGAGGTGGGCTTTTCTGCCATTGGCCCGAGGAGTTGCTTCTTTGAGGAGCTCACGCTACTCCCTAAGGTGGGTCCCTGTCCCTACTCCAGCGCAGCAAGTCTTGccagcctcctcctcttctctggTCTGGCATCATCAACCCAGGCTCCCAGCTCTGGGTGGCTTAGCTTAATGACGTGCCTTCCATAATCTTCCTTCCTTTTGACACCTGTAcccctggctggctggctgccacGCCACCCCGTGTGGgggcatcgctgtcatttcatgCGACCCAGGGTGGCTTTCTTGCCAGCCCATTATATATCACTCTCATGGCACCGTGGCTCCTGTACCGCTGCCCATTCATCACAACTCCTCCCCTGCATGTATGCATCCTTGGTTTCTTCCTGCTGAGTTAATTCTTCCTTGGTTTCTTTCAGTGCCATGATCGACAAAGATTGATTGAGTTTATTTTTCTGatggttttcttcttcttcttcttcttcttcttcttttgttctTGCGTTGGCCGGAGCAGAGACGATTGATTCATCTTTTGAAGAAACAAGACAGAAAATGGCCACTTACTGGAAGACCAAGGTTCTGCCTGGCATCAACAAGATCTTTGACAAGGATGGCAagaaggcggcggccgtcgaGTTCCTCAAGTCCTTCAACAAGGTAATATACCTAGAGGAATTCAGATGATCGACATGCCCGTCTTATGTATCTTTGTTTTGTTCATCAACCACCGTCTTTGTTTGCTGTATACTTACAGGAGGAGCTTGGCAAGGAGATCGAGGACAAGAAGACGGACCTGGAGCCCAAGGTTGCGGAGACTTATGAAGCATCTCCTCCTGAGGTTAAGGTAAACTCACGTCTTTCAGTGTTTGTTTGGTGTTGCTTTCAACTTAAGCAACTGCTGTATGGTCCTACTGTTACTGATAACCTCCCTTACCTGCTACTTAAACTAGGCTCTGTTCAAGGACAAGAAACCAGTCAAGATCAGCAAGAAGAACTCGGCTGCAGCTACTAAGTTCCTCGACGAGCTGGCTAAGATCGGTAATAACAAGCATCGATCGCAACTTGAAATAATCTGTTACTCTCTGGTCTGGTCCATAGTAGCTAGCACATGCCATTCTAAGGGTTTTTCATCACGTACGTCTAGCTTAATCTCACATAAAACACCATATTACCCTCGCTCTAAACTGTATTTATTTCCTTGTATTTTTTTACAGTGAAAACTGAGTACAGattttcaaatactattttctTGCTTATCGATCACCAACAACCGCCTCCTTTTTTAGTTACTTTTCTGCAATCCTGTGGTTAATTTGAAGAGGTCATTTTCTTGGGGTTTATTTCCTGAGTAATCTTTGTGTCTTTTTGGACAAACTAGATTTTATTCTCCTTTTGTGTTCAAACAAACTTTATTCTCCTTTCTACACAAGCAAACTGCATAGGAATCTTCTCAACTACTACGTATTTCTTTTTCTGCCAACAGAATCTCAACACAAAACAACAAAAACCAAAAGTCCTCGATTGTTCGTTCATCTCTTTCATGGCAGGCTGTCCATACTCTGTACACATGGTTCTTGTTGAACAAAAATATAAACTCGTGCCGAATGAATTCATCTGCAGAGTTCCCTGGAGCCAAGCTGGTGAGCGACGCGGTGGCCAAGTCCGGCACCACGCCTCTCTCCCCGGCGATCACCTTCATCTTGGACAAGGCTGCGCCGTTCATCCCCAAGGAGGAGCCCAAGGCGGCCGAGCcggagcccgccgccgcggtcgaggcaacctcccgggaagtcgccgtggaggagaagaaggaggaggctgAGCCCGCAGCCGctgcggcgacggaggaggcagcggcgacgTCGGAGGCGgtagaggagaagaaggaagaggagaagaaggaggaggaggagaagccaGCGGAAGCCGcagccgaggccgccgcggcgccaccAGCTGCGGAGGAGAAGAAGTGATCCATGGACGCTACCGAAGAAGCAAGCAAGTCAAGCTCTACCTCGTCGCTGCTGGTAAATTAATTAAAGTTACCGTGAGATGAAATTAAATTACTCTCTAGCTTGTCAACCGCGTAGGTGCAGCGCAAAGTGATTAAAAAGTTACGCACAGTACAGTTGCCCATGCGCAAACCTTTGCTTCAATTACTGCATGAACATTTGTTATTCTTTCTGTCACCTCGATCGCCCGATGGATGGGTGTCTtgtaaatttgttttctctttcttgttttttgattTGGGGTGATTGATCAAACATGCATATATGTGTAATTATTTATATTGATATGTTTGTTTGTTGATGGTaatatttatttgttttttgtGGTGCTATGCATGATGAATTGATGGTGGTTGTATAACTTACATATACACACGAGCTGAATCCAATACTATCCACCTGTGTACCGTGCATGCCTAGCGTGCTAGAGTGTAATTAGTTCTTGGATTATGTATGGTTAATTACATGGCGTTAATTGTTGGCTTGGAACGATGTGCTCTGTGCCTCTGTAATACTGCAGGTGTGTGTACGAAACAGTCACTTAATTATATGCCAGTGACTTTGAATACCTCTGGAGCCCTGCCCTGATCTAGTATTAGACAATTAGCATGGTTTTTAGTTGAAACACTTTTTATAAACAGTACTCCCTCCTTCCCCTGTAGTCTACGAATTGAAGGAGTAGAAAAGGTAAAAATTTATAGAGGAGAGTCGTATATGCACTCAAATTAAAGGTGAGAAAAACCATGTAGTAAggaatgaaagaaagaaaaaaaaaatggataagCACGAGATGGAATTAGTGAAGAACTTGGAGGAGATAACTACTACTGGAACTGGAAGTGATGTGCATGCTGCAGGCCGGTTTGGCAGGCAGGACAGATCAATCAGTGGCGCCCTCAAGGAAAAGGACGTGATCTCAATCCCTCCTCCATCGTCGTCATCGCCACTCAACGTATATCGCATCtatgctttctttctttctttctcataTACAattaaacaaaaagaaagatgaGTCCGCCCTCCATTGCCAGCTTGTGTACGTGATGTGTGCTTAAATATTGTATGTGGGAACTCATAAATATCCCCAAGTTAATAGGCATCACATATAATTGATCAGTAGGCCACCCAGTGCAATGATATCAACATATATAgataaagaagatgaagattcAGAAGGAAAGTCATTGCTGATTCAATGGTCGAGCTCTTTTTCAGTCGTTGTTGATCGAAAAATGCAGGTGATAGATAGTTGTGAAAAAGGAAACAAGGAAGGAATTAAGAAAATATCCAGTGTATTCATCCTTGTGGCAGCAGATGCAGCCAGCATTATTCTGTGAATAAGCAGAGTGGTAGCTAGTCAAGTTGCATGCAGCAGGACGACGCATGGATTGAAGGTTGTAGGTGTAGGTGTATGATCCGCATCAgcttcttttcatttcattattgaagatgatgaagatggcATCTATCAACGTCACCGGCCTTCCCtttcattgcattgcattgtatCATTGGTCTATTGGACAGTTTTGGGCCGGAAAGGCTagtttttcctctcttttttctttgaaaagacATGACGGTATCTTCATTCTCCTTTCTCATGGTACCTATCTACTTCTCGCTCTATACTAATAAGATACTACGTACCGTAGTAGGTGGTTGCATACTGCAATCCATTTTACTGTTTATCTTTGCTAGCTGAGCTGGAGGATTCAGGGTTGCTTGCCCTGAATGATTGCACTGGTGTCTTAGTCAAAGCTAGCGACAGaaagtttcttcttctttttttcttcaggACGAGCAATATATATTGGCCAGAACTTCCTTTCtgtgcaaaaaagaaaagaaaagaaaagaaaagagggccATGCATATCTTGCATGGGCCTAAATCCTCTCCTACAGACCCAGCCTCTTCAGCCCAATAAATCCAGCCCGCCCAACACCTAACAGCCCATCATAAGCCCAGCCCGTATGGTGCTATGCCCACTCGTGCCAAGCAACGCTCGACTTCTCCGCGAGTGTGCTGTACAGCCAACGACTCCGCaccgcgcctcctccaccgACCGGCCGGCCTCCCATCCCATGGCGGGCTACCgcggcggctcctcctccgcctcctccgccggcgggggcggcgcgtcGGCCGCGGCCTTCGCCACGCGgatgctcctcctcctcacgctgctgccgctcgcgctcgccgccttcGCCTTCGTGCTCCAGTGGCGCGGCGGCATGCGGGacccggccggcgccgcctggCCCGACGACACGCAGCGCTTCCCGGGGATGGAGAACAGCCCTCTcggatcctcctcctcctcctcctccactcggGGCAAAGGCTCCTACTtcgccgtctcctcctcctcctccgcggcagCAGACTGCGCCGAGATCCTCGGCCGGAGCGCATCCTCCCACGGAGTCTCGCTCTACGGCGGCTGGAGCTTCGATTCTGAATCTTCTATAACTCCCAAGGTGAGTGCGCGCTTACCCTCCGATCTGATCCGCCGTTTCGAGGTCCCATTTTCCGACCAATTCGATGCGATCTCGTGCTGCTGAAATACTGTGATCCGAGTACCCTGTTGAGCATCTCGTGCCTGAGAGTTCTAATCTTTCAAACAGAGGTTGAGCTCGATCACACTTTCCGTGTGAATCCAAGTCTCTTAGCTTAGCAACATTTTGTCCTTTTTGTTTTACCCAGTTGAGATAGCAAGTTGGAAAAACAGGGTATATGGCATCCATGTGGTTCTTAGATGTTTGTTCAAGTAGACAAGACTCTTAACATCATGCTGTTACCCTGCAaggtatatatattttttttcaaaatgaaaTTATCTAGATGATTTATTTCAACCTCAAAATCATATACTTCTTTTCAAATGCAATAACCTTGTAAGCATTTTGAGTCTAATGTGTCAAAGTTGTACTTATATCAAGCTAATTCGTATTTGGGTTGCAGATCTGTATCACGGGAAGCACATCTGCTGGCCTGCACCAGATTCTTCCATGGTTGTATTATCACAAGGTCATTGGtgtttcacatttttttctctttgttgAAGGAGAGGCTGCGAAGCCAGCTGTCACCTCTGTTCTTGAATCTATTCGGGTAAATAAGTCATTTCATACCCCCTCCTATTTGTGATTTCTTTGCATAATCTGCTACTTACTTTCTGCGTCCCTTCTTTAGGGTGTAAAAATCATTTACAGAACTAAAGAACTGAAAGAGAGACAGGACAAAAGGTATGCTGATGGACTTAACAGTTACATGACAATCTTTTTCAACAATAATCAAACCCGCTACATGTAAGATAAGTTCAGTTGGAAATTTGATCTGCAGCTAATGTAAGTTTCGATAATACTGCATTAATACGATATACGTTAtatgactaaaatgcattgtaAATATAAATTTGGTAGAGGTATCAAGTGGGATGCCAAGTTACTTGTTTCATTGCAATACTGTAATTGAATAGTTTTGAATGTTGAAGCAAAATCTGTAGTGTTGTTGTTGATTGGATCCTGTATTTCTGTTTTCATTACTATATGCATTTCTGAAGTATTGTTGTTGATTGTTTGGTTGTCTAAGCGCCATCGTTTCAACCGTTTTATGATTTCAGCCGCATCTGGAATGAGACTTGGCTGGGAGGTTTCTTTTACAAGCCGTGCAATTATGAACTATTTGTTAAGCAATCACTTAACATGGAAATGGCTATTATTATGGCAAGGGTATGaactatttctttctttctattttttcgCGTCTGTTCACTCAGAAATCTTGACTTTCATGTTCCTTTTCCAAAGAGAGCTGTAATAATGGTCTAAATCTACATCTACAGATACCAGTGCTCTTCATATTGTCTAATTTTCAGCTACTTTTTGCTTTTTTATTTGAACCCAAATGATGACAGGAATTAATCATGTGCCAGTCTTATTTTTGAGCTCGGCGGTACAAATATCAATATACGACGTCAATAGTTTAACACAAGTTGGGAGTGTAGCAGTGTAGGCATACAGTTGAAAGTAATGAAATAGGTTCTATTACAAGTAATGTTTAGCCACAGAAAATTTCTCATCCTTTTCCTCCCCGACATCTTTTTCCCACTTCCTTGCCCTAACTTTAAGGATGAGTAGTAAATGATGTAAGACATGTACCAGTGTCACTCGTTAGTAGAAATATGGGGCTTTGTTCTTAGTCCACTACAAACTTTAAACAAACTTTAACAAGGTGATTGATACAGCTACTGACTAAAAATTCAGAATGTTCTAATCATCTTACTTTTCTGCAATGCTCCCAATCTCCAATGCCATATCAATGGCATGTCTGATGACTTTACATCATTGTTAAGCTAGCATAGACATGACTACAATGATGTGTGATAACTATGGGAGGCATTTTACTAGGTGttgtttttattttgaaaagaCCTTGTATTTCGTGGTGAATTGATGCAAATGTCCCCTGTTTGATTATTACAGGATGCTGGAATGGATTGGATAATTCACCTTGATACTGATGAGTTGATTCATCCAGCTGGTGCGCGAGAGTACTCTCTAAGGCGATTGCTTTTAGACGTTCCTGACAATGTTGACATGGTTATCTTCCCCAATTATGTGAGTTGCAGAAGTAACATCTTTGTTGAAGTTGAATATTGTGACATGCTTCACATAtgattattttatatttttgtcCAGGAGAGCAGCATTGAGCGGGATGACATCAAGGATCCATTTACTGAGGTATGTAAGCTACTGATGATTCACTGACTTGTTTAAGAGTGCCACATGTATATAAATGGATTGCCTCTTGCTGCTAAAAAATTGT
This window encodes:
- the LOC101759204 gene encoding cyclin-A1-2, whose translation is MSTFAASRHASSATAKRPATADTAGGPKAAGAAAAQAKKRVALGNITNVAAPGGRAVGGTGKVAPPPGSAKLNSAISAAPLKKPSLASARSVSSVRGSAVKSASIKPAPPLSRYDSTAQKHNVPPPKVPTVLDVPSRIPSLVPCSTFVSPGRSGDSVSVDETMSTCDSMKSPDIEYIDNGDTSMLASLQRRANEHLRISDDRDVEENKWKKNAPAPMEIDRICDVDNDFEDPQLCATLASDIYMHLREAETKKRPSTDFMETIQKDVNPSMRAILIDWLVEVAEEYRLVPDTLYLTVNYIDRYLSGNEINRQRLQLLGVACMLIAAKYEEICAPQVEEFCYITDNTYFRDEVLEMEASVLNYLKFEMTAPTAKCFLRRFARAAQACDEDPALHLEFLASYIAELSLLEYNLLSYPPSLIAASAIFLAKFVLQPTKYPWNSTLAHYTQYKPSQLCDCVKALHHLFSVGPASNLPAIREKYSQHKYKFVAKKQCPTSIPTEFFRDVTC
- the LOC101760016 gene encoding salt stress root protein RS1, which encodes MATYWKTKVLPGINKIFDKDGKKAAAVEFLKSFNKEELGKEIEDKKTDLEPKVAETYEASPPEVKALFKDKKPVKISKKNSAAATKFLDELAKIEFPGAKLVSDAVAKSGTTPLSPAITFILDKAAPFIPKEEPKAAEPEPAAAVEATSREVAVEEKKEEAEPAAAAATEEAAATSEAVEEKKEEEKKEEEEKPAEAAAEAAAAPPAAEEKK
- the LOC101759612 gene encoding glycosyltransferase-like KOBITO 1 — encoded protein: MAGYRGGSSSASSAGGGGASAAAFATRMLLLLTLLPLALAAFAFVLQWRGGMRDPAGAAWPDDTQRFPGMENSPLGSSSSSSSTRGKGSYFAVSSSSSAAADCAEILGRSASSHGVSLYGGWSFDSESSITPKICITGSTSAGLHQILPWLYYHKVIGVSHFFLFVEGEAAKPAVTSVLESIRGVKIIYRTKELKERQDKSRIWNETWLGGFFYKPCNYELFVKQSLNMEMAIIMARDAGMDWIIHLDTDELIHPAGAREYSLRRLLLDVPDNVDMVIFPNYESSIERDDIKDPFTEVSMFKKNYDHLPKDTYFGLYKEATRGNPNYFLTYGNGKSAARVQEHLRPNGAHRWHNYMKTPNEIKLEEAAILHYTYTKFSDLTSRRDRCGCKPTKEDVKRCFILEFDRLAFIIASTATEEEMRNWYREHVVWTDKDTNLKLLRKGVLTRIYAPMAIIRGLKESGIFTSAVTSAKVQSKTKSSNMGLENKESILPNVTAGQSTLEGGHEKLQATVRKILEMVDAQEEAMPPMSPPGFVELIESALS